In Sulfuracidifex metallicus DSM 6482 = JCM 9184, a single window of DNA contains:
- a CDS encoding 50S ribosomal protein L40e: MPLTDPEKLQIVQKRVFIKKVCRECGALNSVRATKCRKCHSKNLRLKKKELPTKKG, encoded by the coding sequence ATGCCTCTCACTGATCCCGAAAAACTACAAATAGTTCAGAAAAGAGTATTCATAAAAAAGGTGTGTAGAGAGTGCGGAGCTCTCAACTCGGTTAGAGCAACAAAATGCAGGAAATGCCACAGTAAGAACCTAAGGTTGAAGAAGAAAGAATTACCTACTAAAAAGGGTTAG